The following proteins are co-located in the Castanea sativa cultivar Marrone di Chiusa Pesio chromosome 8, ASM4071231v1 genome:
- the LOC142606656 gene encoding protein DETOXIFICATION 12-like, giving the protein MEESLLATGIKEEKRKAETPSLTWVAFTGELKRLGFLAGPMVVVTLSQYMLQVISLMIVGHLGELALSSTAIAISLSGVTGFSLLLGMASALETLCGQAYGAQQYQKIGIQTYTAIFSLNLVCLPLSLLWMNMGKLLSLIGQDTLISHEAGKFTMWLVPALFAYATLQPLVRYLQTQSLVKPMLISSVVILCFHIPLCWVLVFKSGLGNLGAALAMGISYWLNVILLGLYVKYSSACKKTLVPISKELFQGIREFFRFAIPSAIMVCLEWWSFELLILLSGLLPNPQLETSVLSVCLNTIATLYTIPYGLGAAASTRISNELGAGNPQAARVAVFAVLFLAVTETSIVSAILLASRSVFGYTFSNVKEVVDYVTTMAPLVSLSVILDSLQGVLSGVARGCGWQHIGAYVNLGAFYLCGIPVAAVLGFMTNLRGRGLWIGIQTGAFVQTVMLSIITSCINWEKQASNARERIFEGKLPQDNNESEQRILYI; this is encoded by the exons ATGGAAGAGAGTTTATTAGCAACAGGgatcaaagaagagaaaagaaaagcagaaaCTCCATCACTAACATGGGTTGCTTTCACTGGGGAGCTCAAGAGGTTGGGATTCTTGGCTGGTCCTATGGTGGTCGTGACTCTATCACAGTACATGTTGCAGGTCATTTCATTAATGATTGTGGGTCATCTGGGTGAACTTGCTCTCTCTAGCACTGCTATAGCCATCTCTCTTTCTGGAGTCACTGGCTTCAGTCTTCTT TTAGGAATGGCCAGTGCGCTAGAAACTCTATGTGGGCAAGCTTATGGTGCTCAGCAATATcaaaaaattggaattcaaaCTTACACTGCTATATTTTCTCTAAACCTTGTCTGTCTTCCTCTGTCTTTGCTATGGATGAACATGGGAAAATTACTAAGTTTGATAGGCCAAGACACTCTAATTTCACATGAAGCTGGGAAATTCACAATGTGGCTTGTTCCTGCACTCTTTGCTTACGCAACACTTCAACCACTCGTTAGATACCTTCAGACACAAAGTCTAGTCAAGCCAATGCTTATAAGCTCTGTTGTAATTCTATGTTTTCACATACCACTATGTTGGGTTTTAGTATTCAAGTCTGGACTGGGAAACCTTGGAGCAGCTTTGGCTATGGGAATTTCATATTGGTTAAATGTGATTTTGCTTGGATTATATGTGAAGTACTCTTCTGCCTGCAAAAAAACCCTTGTTCCAATTTCTAAGGAGCTGTTCCAAGGAATTAGGGAGTTTTTCCGCTTTGCTATCCCTTCTGCTATAATGGTTTG CCTCGAGTGGTGGTCTTTTGAGCTTCTTATACTGCTGTCTGGTCTTTTACCTAATCCGCAACTTGAAACTTCAGTTCTTTCTGTGTG TCTCAATACGATTGCAACACTCTATACAATACCGTATGGACTTGGTGCTGCAGCAAG TACTAGAATTTCAAATGAATTAGGAGCAGGAAACCCACAAGCTGCTCGTGTGGCTGTCTTTGCTGTATTGTTTCTTGCAGTCACAGAGACAAGTATAGTAAGCGCAATCCTTCTTGCAAGCCGGAGTGTTTTTGGTTACACTTTTAGCAACGTGAAGGAAGTCGTGGACTATGTGACAACCATGGCTCCCCTGGTTTCTCTGTCAGTTATACTGGACAGCTTACAAGGGGTACTCTCAg GTGTTGCTAGAGGATGTGGGTGGCAACATATAGGGGCTTATGTCAACTTGGGGGCATTCTATCTTTGTGGAATTCCAGTTGCTGCGGTTCTGGGTTTCATGACAAATTTAAGAGGAAGGGGCCTATGGATTGGAATACAAACTGGTGCTTTTGTTCAGACAGTTATGCTCTCTATTATAACTAGTTGCATAAATTGGGAAAAACAG GCAAGCAATGCCAGGGAGAGGATATTTGAGGGGAAACTTCCACAAGATAATAATGAGAGTGAGCAGAGAATTTTG TATATTTAG
- the LOC142607970 gene encoding protein DETOXIFICATION 12-like, translating into MEESLLAKGIKEEKRKPETPSLTWVTFTGELKRLGILAGPIAVVSLSQYLLQVISLMMVGHLDELALSSTALAISLSAVTGFSLLLGMASALETLCGQAYGAQQYQKIGIQTYTAIFSLNVVCLPLSLLWMNMGKLLSLIGQDPLIAHEAGKFTMWLVPALFAYATLQPLVRYLQTQSLVKPMLISSVVILCFHIPLCWVLVFKSGLGNLGAALAMGISYWLNVIFLGLYVKYSSACKKTLVPISKELFQGIGEFFRFAIPSAVMICLQWWSFEFLILLSGLLPNPQLETSVLSVCLNTIATLYSIPYGLGAAASTRISNELGAGNPKAARVAVFAVLFLAVTETSIVSAILLASRSVFGYTFSNEKEVVDYVTTMAPLVSLSIILDSLQGVFSGVARGCGWQHIGAYVNLGAFYLCGIPVAAVLGFMTNLRGRGLWIGIQTGAFVQTVMLSIITSCINWEKQASNARERIFEGKLPQDNNESEQLVS; encoded by the exons ATGGAAGAGAGCTTATTAGCAAAAGGgatcaaagaagagaaaagaaaaccagAAACTCCATCTCTAACATGGGTTACTTTCACTGGGGAGCTCAAGAGGTTGGGAATCTTGGCTGGTCCTATTGCGGTCGTGAGTCTATCACAGTACTTGTTGCAGGTCATTTCATTAATGATGGTGGGTCATCTGGATGAACTTGCTCTCTCTAGCACTGCTTTAGCCATCTCTCTTTCTGCAGTCACTGGCTTCAGTCTTCTT TTAGGAATGGCCAGTGCGCTAGAAACTCTATGTGGGCAAGCTTATGGTGCTCAGCAATATcaaaaaattggaattcaaaCTTACACTGCTATATTTTCTCTAAACGTTGTCTGTCTTCCTCTGTCTTTGCTATGGATGAACATGGGAAAGTTACTTAGTTTGATAGGTCAAGACCCTCTAATTGCACATGAAGCTGGGAAATTCACAATGTGGCTTGTTCCTGCACTCTTTGCTTATGCCACACTTCAACCACTCGTTAGATACCTTCAGACACAAAGTCTAGTCAAGCCAATGCTTATAAGCTCTGTTGTAATTCTATGTTTTCACATACCACTATGTTGGGTTTTAGTATTCAAGTCTGGACTGGGAAACCTCGGAGCAGCTTTAGCTATGGGAATTTCATATTGGTTAAATGTgatttttcttggtttatatGTGAAGTACTCTTCTGCCTGCAAAAAAACCCTTGTTCCAATTTCTAAGGAGCTGTTCCAAGGAATTGGGGAGTTTTTCCGCTTTGCTATCCCTTCTGCTGTAATGATTTG CCTCCAGTGGTGGTCTTTTGAGTTTCTTATACTGTTGTCTGGTCTTTTACCTAATCCGCAACTTGAAACTTCAGTTCTTTCTGTGTG TCTCAATACGATTGCAACACTCTATTCAATACCGTATGGACTTGGTGCTGCAGCAAG TACTAGAATTTCAAATGAATTAGGAGCAGGAAACCCAAAAGCTGCTCGTGTGGCTGTCTTTGCTGTATTGTTTCTTGCAGTCACAGAGACAAGTATAGTAAGCGCAATCCTTCTTGCAAGCCGGAGTGTTTTTGGTTACACTTTTAGCAACGAGAAGGAAGTTGTGGACTATGTGACAACCATGGCTCCCCTGGTTTCTCTGTCAATTATACTGGACAGCTTACAAGGGGTATTCTCAg GTGTTGCTAGAGGATGTGGGTGGCAACATATAGGGGCTTATGTCAACTTGGGGGCATTCTATCTTTGTGGAATTCCAGTTGCTGCAGTTCTGGGTTTCATGACAAATTTAAGAGGAAGGGGCCTATGGATTGGAATACAAACTGGTGCTTTTGTTCAGACAGTTATGCTCTCTATTATAACAAGTTGCATAAATTGGGAAAAACAG GCAAGCAATGCAAGAGAGAGGATATTTGAGGGGAAACTTCCACAAGATAATAATGAGAGTGAGCAGTTGGTGAGCTAA
- the LOC142606846 gene encoding protein DETOXIFICATION 12-like produces the protein MEESLLATGIKEEKSKPETPSLTWVTFTGELKRLGFLAGPMVVVTLSQYMLQVISLMMVGHLGELALSSTAIATSLSGVTGFSLLLGMASALETLCGQAYGAQQYQKIGIQTYTAIFSLTLVCLPLSLLWMNMGKLLSLIGQDPLISYEAGKFTMWLVPALFAYATLQPLVRYLQTQSLVKPMLISSVVILCFHIPLCWVLVFKSGLGNLGAALAMGISYWLNVIFLGLYVKYSSACKKTLVPISKELFQGIGEFFRFAIPSAIMVCLEWWSFELLILLSGLLPNPQLETSVLSVCLNTIGTLYTIPYGLGAAASTRISNELGAGNPQAARVAVFAVLFLAVTETSIVSAILLASRSVFGYTFSNEKEVVDYVTTMAPLVSLSIILDSLQGVLSGVARGCGWQHIGAYVNLGAFYLCGIPVAAVLGFMTNLRGRGLWIGIQTGAFVQTVMLSIITSCITWEKQASNARERIFEGKLPQDNNESEQRILYI, from the exons ATGGAAGAGAGCTTATTAGCAACAGGgatcaaagaagagaaaagtaaaCCAGAAACTCCATCTCTAACATGGGTCACTTTCACTGGGGAGCTCAAGAGGTTGGGATTCTTGGCTGGTCCTATGGTGGTCGTGACTCTATCACAGTACATGTTGCAGGTCATTTCATTAATGATGGTGGGTCATCTGGGTGAACTTGCTCTCTCTAGCACTGCTATAGCCACCTCTCTTTCTGGAGTCACTGGCTTCAGTCTTCTT TTAGGAATGGCCAGTGCGCTAGAAACTCTATGTGGGCAAGCCTATGGTGCTCAGCAATATcaaaaaattggaattcaaaCTTACACTGCTATATTTTCTCTAACCCTTGTCTGTCTTCCTCTGTCTTTGCTATGGATGAACATGGGAAAGTTACTAAGTTTGATAGGCCAAGACCCTCTAATTTCATATGAAGCTGGGAAATTCACAATGTGGCTTGTTCCTGCACTCTTTGCTTATGCCACACTTCAACCACTCGTTAGATACCTTCAGACACAAAGTCTAGTCAAGCCAATGCTTATAAGCTCTGTTGTAATTCTATGTTTTCACATACCACTATGTTGGGTTTTAGTATTCAAGTCTGGACTGGGAAACCTCGGAGCAGCTTTAGCTATGGGAATTTCATATTGGTTAAATGTgatttttcttggtttatatGTGAAGTACTCTTCTGCCTGCAAAAAAACCCTTGTTCCAATTTCTAAGGAGCTGTTCCAAGGAATTGGGGAGTTTTTCCGCTTTGCTATCCCTTCTGCTATAATGGTTTG CCTCGAGTGGTGGTCTTTTGAGCTTCTTATACTGTTGTCTGGTCTTTTACCTAATCCGCAACTTGAAACTTCAGTTCTTTCTGTGTG tCTCAATACGATTGGAACACTCTATACAATACCGTATGGACTTGGTGCTGCAGCAAG TACTAGAATTTCAAATGAATTAGGAGCAGGAAACCCACAAGCTGCTCGTGTGGCTGTCTTTGCTGTATTGTTTCTTGCAGTCACAGAGACAAGTATAGTAAGCGCAATCCTTCTTGCAAGCCGGAGTGTTTTTGGTTACACTTTTAGCAACGAGAAGGAAGTTGTGGACTATGTGACAACCATGGCTCCCCTGGTTTCTCTGTCAATTATACTGGACAGTTTACAAGGGGTACTCTCAg GTGTTGCTAGAGGATGTGGGTGGCAACATATAGGGGCTTATGTCAACTTGGGGGCATTCTATCTTTGTGGAATTCCAGTTGCTGCGGTTCTGGGTTTCATGACAAATTTAAGAGGAAGGGGCCTATGGATTGGAATACAAACTGGTGCTTTTGTTCAGACAGTTATGCTCTCTATTATAACAAGTTGCATAACTTGGGAAAAACAG GCAAGCAATGCCAGGGAGAGGATATTTGAGGGGAAACTTCCACAAGATAATAATGAGAGTGAGCAGAGAATTTTG TATATTTAG